One window of the Streptomyces sp. TS71-3 genome contains the following:
- a CDS encoding SRPBCC family protein, translating into MAATSATIDIPRSPDAVWRLIGGFDSLPDWLPYIPHSELSEGGRVRRLTNQDGGVIVERLMAFDHGRRSYSYAIEQAPFPVTDYLSTLTVHEVPGSPEASRVEWSGTFTPAGATDEEAEALFHTIYADGLDALSGTLAA; encoded by the coding sequence ATGGCAGCGACCAGCGCCACCATCGACATCCCCCGTTCCCCCGACGCCGTCTGGCGCCTCATCGGCGGCTTCGACTCCCTGCCCGACTGGCTGCCCTACATCCCGCACAGCGAGCTGAGCGAGGGCGGCCGCGTACGCCGGCTGACCAACCAGGACGGCGGCGTCATCGTCGAGCGCCTCATGGCCTTCGACCACGGACGGCGGTCCTACTCCTACGCCATCGAGCAGGCGCCGTTCCCCGTCACGGACTACCTGTCCACGCTGACCGTGCACGAGGTGCCGGGCTCACCCGAGGCGTCGCGGGTGGAGTGGAGCGGCACGTTCACTCCCGCCGGCGCCACGGACGAGGAGGCCGAGGCGCTCTTCCACACCATCTACGCCGACGGCCTCGACGCCCTGAGCGGCACCCTGGCAGCCTGA
- a CDS encoding FAD-binding oxidoreductase, whose product MSAVVVGAGIVGSSVAYHLARRGVEVTLLEQGPAPATGVTGDSFAWIGGSGVDWPGGARDLREYVLADYRRLEAELPDVTLRRTGSLSWARTPTDDSRLGPGQFVIGRSDIAALEPNLRHPPEQAVHTPSDAGVDPTALTRALVAAAGRHGARVLHDTSALSLQVTNGRVEGVLTSTGLHAATTVVLTAGTNVPGLCEPLPADLAIAASPATLARVTAPPGLVKTIVACPDFEVREVREGDLLLVVPQVEGSAARERAAQDTLHHLKTAFQGGDQCRLLGYRTGSRPMPAHGPVIGYATHDRSVYVAVMHSAICLAPTAGRLIADELVTGRPASELERCRPGAR is encoded by the coding sequence ATGTCAGCCGTTGTCGTCGGTGCGGGGATCGTCGGCTCCTCCGTGGCCTACCACCTGGCCCGCCGGGGTGTCGAGGTCACGCTGCTGGAGCAGGGACCCGCACCGGCCACCGGGGTCACGGGGGACTCCTTCGCCTGGATCGGCGGCTCCGGAGTCGATTGGCCCGGCGGGGCACGGGACCTGCGCGAGTACGTCCTCGCGGACTACCGGCGCCTGGAGGCCGAACTGCCGGACGTCACCCTCCGCCGGACCGGATCGCTGTCCTGGGCCCGCACACCGACTGACGACTCACGGCTGGGGCCCGGCCAGTTCGTCATCGGCCGGAGCGACATCGCAGCCCTGGAGCCCAACCTCCGGCACCCACCCGAGCAGGCCGTCCACACCCCGAGCGACGCCGGCGTCGACCCGACGGCCCTGACCCGTGCACTCGTGGCAGCCGCCGGCCGCCACGGAGCGCGGGTGCTCCACGACACCTCGGCCCTCTCCTTGCAGGTGACCAACGGACGCGTCGAGGGAGTGCTGACCTCGACCGGACTCCACGCCGCCACCACCGTCGTGCTCACCGCCGGCACCAACGTCCCGGGGCTCTGCGAGCCGCTGCCGGCCGACCTGGCCATCGCCGCCTCCCCCGCCACGCTCGCGCGAGTCACAGCACCGCCCGGCCTGGTCAAGACCATCGTGGCATGCCCAGACTTCGAGGTCCGAGAAGTCCGGGAAGGCGACCTCCTGCTGGTCGTGCCGCAGGTCGAAGGCTCAGCAGCACGTGAGCGGGCCGCTCAGGACACGCTCCACCACCTGAAGACGGCCTTTCAGGGCGGTGACCAGTGCCGCCTGCTGGGCTACCGCACCGGCAGCCGCCCCATGCCCGCGCACGGACCCGTCATCGGGTACGCCACCCACGATCGATCCGTCTACGTGGCCGTCATGCACTCCGCCATCTGCCTGGCGCCCACCGCCGGACGGCTCATCGCAGACGAACTCGTGACCGGAAGGCCGGCCTCCGAACTGGAGCGCTGCCGCCCGGGGGCCCGCTGA
- a CDS encoding transposase, with amino-acid sequence MDLEDAGATVAYVIRDRDAKFPALFDEILAASGIETVLTGVRMPRMNALMERWVQTCRHELLDRTLIWNERHLRHALRQFELHHNTHRPHQAMQQAAPLRVVPEPITDHRSPI; translated from the coding sequence ATGGATCTCGAGGATGCCGGAGCCACCGTCGCGTACGTGATTCGGGACCGGGATGCGAAGTTCCCCGCGCTCTTCGATGAGATCCTGGCAGCTTCCGGGATTGAGACCGTGCTCACCGGCGTGCGGATGCCGCGCATGAACGCCCTCATGGAGCGATGGGTCCAGACCTGCCGTCACGAACTGCTGGACCGCACCCTCATCTGGAACGAGCGCCACCTGCGCCACGCTCTCCGCCAGTTCGAGCTGCACCACAACACCCACCGGCCGCATCAAGCGATGCAACAGGCGGCACCCCTGCGTGTGGTCCCCGAACCGATCACCGATCACCGATCACCGATCTGA
- a CDS encoding LamG domain-containing protein yields the protein MPAKSGVNFITAQSFDAAGNASAPTVYYFRVRAGQPERVRWGLDENAGATSVSGQGGSWPATLTTGAKAGAEGVSGGGLQLDGASGEAATVSPVLDTSKSFSVSAWAKLPGTSPGTSETLIAQSGNSSSGFEIYYSPASGGWVFERYLADTSTSVVRAVQPACTAGDTACTSERVSQWTHVVGVFDYANAALKLYVDGHLVATTPYTATPWDARRSLHLGAHSINGTVGSYFDGTLDQVALFDYQLNDAQVAQLHDQRDVDTGRPAKAVWSMDEDASATTVDGHAQKVSAALHGGTTLGGAGQDGTALALNGTDGYAQTGQPVLDTVQSYSVSFWAKLPTDKPDRPMTAISQDGTNQAGLVIYHSSAAGGWVFQRAGNDTSTAPITQAVDAACPAHTNCTDGHFGEWTHVVGVYDADASQLRLYVGGELKSQKSFTTPWLARGPVTLGASPTATGFRDVFQGGLDDVRMYDRALSEDEVRDLGLQHHPVIEGRWKLDDASGNPPTSAESVTGGRPLTLSGGASIATPGVVDSGALVLDGQNGYAFTASVPIDTSRSFTVTAWALAPSGRPTRTAAVLSQEGEVNSSFELAYDPGGDTDGDPGTPRVSAGWRVEMPQSDVSGARVAVTRNTQYDEFNDGGWNHLALVYDSFEGEMELYVNGQLEQLVCDTNEDGTPVDSACTDNVSWASNAVGFPASKSLQVGWAKSAGGWGDYWSGEIDDVWAFQGVLDQQQIQQLARGLSGLPSEVPEG from the coding sequence ATGCCGGCGAAGTCCGGGGTCAACTTCATCACGGCTCAGTCGTTCGACGCGGCGGGCAACGCCAGCGCGCCGACCGTCTACTACTTCCGCGTGCGTGCCGGGCAGCCGGAGCGGGTGAGGTGGGGGCTGGACGAGAACGCGGGAGCGACGAGCGTGAGCGGGCAGGGTGGTTCCTGGCCCGCCACGCTCACGACCGGCGCGAAGGCCGGCGCAGAAGGTGTGTCCGGTGGCGGGCTCCAGTTGGACGGGGCGAGCGGCGAGGCGGCCACGGTCTCCCCGGTGCTGGACACCTCGAAGAGTTTCTCGGTGTCGGCCTGGGCCAAGCTGCCCGGCACCTCCCCCGGGACGTCCGAGACGCTGATCGCCCAGTCCGGCAACAGCTCCAGCGGTTTCGAGATCTACTACTCTCCTGCCTCCGGTGGCTGGGTCTTCGAGCGCTATCTCGCCGACACGAGCACCAGCGTGGTCAGGGCGGTCCAACCAGCCTGCACCGCGGGTGACACGGCCTGCACGAGCGAGCGGGTGAGTCAGTGGACGCACGTCGTCGGCGTCTTCGACTATGCCAACGCGGCCCTGAAGCTGTACGTGGACGGGCATCTCGTCGCCACCACCCCCTACACCGCCACCCCATGGGACGCGCGGCGGTCCCTGCACCTGGGCGCCCACTCCATCAACGGCACGGTCGGCAGCTACTTCGACGGCACCCTCGACCAGGTCGCCCTCTTCGACTACCAGTTGAACGACGCACAGGTGGCCCAGCTCCACGACCAGCGCGACGTCGACACCGGACGGCCCGCGAAAGCAGTGTGGTCCATGGACGAGGATGCGAGCGCCACGACGGTCGACGGGCACGCTCAGAAGGTCAGCGCCGCCCTGCACGGCGGCACCACTCTGGGCGGCGCGGGCCAGGACGGCACCGCACTCGCCCTGAACGGGACGGACGGCTATGCACAGACCGGCCAGCCCGTCCTGGACACCGTGCAGAGCTATTCGGTTTCCTTCTGGGCCAAGCTGCCCACCGACAAGCCGGACCGGCCGATGACCGCCATCAGCCAGGACGGCACCAACCAGGCCGGCCTGGTCATCTACCACTCCTCCGCCGCGGGCGGCTGGGTCTTCCAGCGCGCGGGCAATGACACCAGCACCGCGCCCATCACTCAGGCCGTCGACGCGGCTTGCCCGGCCCACACCAACTGCACAGACGGCCATTTCGGCGAGTGGACGCACGTCGTCGGGGTCTACGACGCCGATGCCTCGCAGCTACGGCTGTACGTGGGCGGCGAGCTGAAGTCGCAGAAGTCGTTCACCACGCCATGGCTGGCCCGCGGTCCGGTCACGCTGGGGGCGTCACCGACCGCGACCGGCTTCCGGGACGTCTTCCAGGGGGGCCTGGACGACGTGCGGATGTATGACCGGGCGCTTTCGGAGGACGAGGTCCGCGACCTGGGCCTGCAGCACCACCCGGTGATCGAGGGGCGTTGGAAACTGGATGATGCGTCGGGTAATCCGCCGACGTCTGCCGAATCCGTCACAGGGGGGCGCCCCTTGACGCTGTCCGGAGGCGCGTCGATCGCAACCCCCGGGGTCGTCGATTCGGGCGCTCTCGTCCTGGACGGCCAGAACGGGTACGCCTTCACCGCTTCCGTGCCGATCGACACCAGCCGGAGCTTCACCGTGACGGCGTGGGCGCTGGCGCCGTCCGGGCGACCGACCAGGACGGCCGCGGTCCTGAGCCAGGAAGGCGAGGTGAACAGCTCCTTCGAGCTGGCCTACGACCCGGGTGGCGACACCGACGGAGATCCGGGCACGCCGCGGGTGTCGGCTGGCTGGCGTGTGGAGATGCCCCAGTCCGACGTCAGTGGTGCCCGCGTCGCCGTGACGCGCAACACGCAGTACGACGAGTTCAACGACGGCGGTTGGAACCACCTCGCCCTGGTCTACGACTCGTTCGAGGGCGAGATGGAGCTCTACGTCAACGGGCAACTGGAACAACTGGTCTGCGACACCAACGAAGACGGTACCCCCGTTGATTCCGCCTGCACGGACAACGTCTCCTGGGCTTCCAACGCGGTGGGCTTCCCGGCGAGCAAGAGCCTGCAAGTCGGATGGGCGAAGTCGGCGGGCGGCTGGGGTGACTACTGGTCGGGCGAGATCGACGACGTGTGGGCGTTCCAGGGCGTCCTCGACCAGCAGCAGATCCAACAACTTGCCCGTGGTTTGTCGGGTCTGCCGAGTGAAGTTCCTGAGGGATGA